In the Pseudanabaena sp. PCC 7367 genome, one interval contains:
- the aroA gene encoding 3-phosphoshikimate 1-carboxyvinyltransferase → MQHQTSQTLKIAAHDFPKTGLRGRIEIPGDKSISHRSLMLGSLAQGETTIRGLLLGEDPHCTANCFRAMGAEISALNTEKVLVKGIGLGNLQEPVDVLDAGNSGTTMRLMLGILASHADRFFVVTGDRSLRSRPMARVVKPLQQMGATIWGRDRANKAPLAINGQNLKPIHYHTPVASAQIKSCIMLAGLMVDGETIVTEPEQSRDHSERMFRAFGADVQVEPETNTVVLRGRSQLVGQEIVVPGDISSAAFWLVAGSIVPDSDLLIANVGINPTRTGILEALEMMGADITKENEREVTGEPVADLRVRSTQLKACTIGGSMIPRLIDEIPILAVAATMATGTTIIKDAAELRVKESDRLATMAKELTKLGAKLSEHDDGLEIMGGHKLMGQEVESYVDHRVAMSLAIAAMVAKGTTAIGNVQNAATSYPAFVPTLTQLCQS, encoded by the coding sequence ATTCAGCATCAAACCAGCCAAACCCTCAAAATCGCCGCCCATGATTTTCCCAAAACTGGCCTACGTGGTCGAATCGAGATCCCTGGCGACAAGTCCATTTCCCACCGATCGCTGATGTTGGGCTCCCTGGCCCAGGGTGAAACTACAATTCGCGGCTTGCTATTGGGCGAAGATCCCCACTGTACTGCCAATTGTTTTCGGGCAATGGGGGCAGAGATCTCGGCGCTAAACACCGAAAAAGTGTTGGTTAAGGGAATTGGCCTGGGTAATTTGCAAGAGCCAGTAGATGTGTTGGATGCTGGTAATTCTGGTACGACGATGCGGTTAATGCTGGGGATTCTGGCCAGTCATGCCGATCGCTTCTTTGTGGTTACTGGCGATCGATCGTTGCGATCGCGGCCAATGGCCAGAGTAGTCAAACCATTGCAACAAATGGGAGCGACAATCTGGGGACGCGATCGGGCTAATAAAGCACCCCTGGCGATCAATGGCCAAAATTTAAAACCAATTCATTACCACACCCCGGTGGCATCCGCCCAAATTAAATCCTGCATTATGCTGGCGGGCTTGATGGTGGATGGTGAAACGATCGTGACCGAGCCAGAACAGTCGCGCGATCATAGCGAACGCATGTTTCGGGCTTTTGGTGCGGATGTGCAGGTTGAGCCAGAGACAAATACAGTGGTTCTGCGGGGTCGATCGCAACTTGTGGGTCAGGAAATAGTCGTGCCAGGGGATATTAGCTCGGCGGCGTTCTGGTTGGTGGCAGGGTCGATCGTGCCAGATTCAGATTTGCTGATTGCTAATGTGGGCATCAATCCCACCCGCACTGGCATCTTAGAAGCACTGGAAATGATGGGTGCAGATATTACCAAAGAAAATGAGCGGGAAGTGACTGGCGAACCAGTGGCCGATCTGCGGGTGCGATCGACTCAGCTCAAAGCCTGTACGATCGGTGGCAGTATGATCCCCCGCCTGATCGATGAGATCCCAATCCTGGCGGTGGCGGCAACCATGGCAACGGGCACCACAATTATTAAGGATGCGGCGGAATTGCGCGTCAAGGAAAGCGATCGCCTCGCCACGATGGCCAAAGAACTAACCAAACTGGGTGCAAAGCTCAGTGAGCATGACGATGGCCTGGAGATTATGGGCGGACATAAGCTAATGGGGCAGGAAGTCGAAAGCTATGTCGATCATCGGGTAGCGATGAGTTTAGCGATCGCGGCAATGGTGGCAAAGGGGACTACGGCGATCGGTAATGTCCAAAATGCCGCTACTTCTTATCCTGCGTTTGTGCCAACCCTGACACAGCTTTGCCAATCATAG
- a CDS encoding Hsp70 family protein gives MVAIAVDFGNSNTVAAKWHAVTDRPETLKLPSISRPAPHDFLVPSLLYLQDIRGGKSLIGQEVLNAGVHIDQSRCFDQIKRSLSASIGFVPKIDGIRAKPELIGKLFLNKLFAALRSQQIDPTELIFTAPVQAYEHYLRWLGTTHSQLVPHAPAIRVRIIDEPTAAALGYEVAQPGALVLVIDFGGGTLDLSLIRMPHSKDASAWGDFIGDVGEHEPESRVEVIAKTGQILGGTDVDRFLMEDFAEQQDWLQIPAPGILQGLMEQIKIELSDQETASRVFFEPEQMNSFEINYDRAQFEQVLRQRGFYRVLQLAIDEIINRAMAKGVLKMDLKQVLLVGGSTLIPSVREFVANYLCGAQIHSGKPFAAVAYGALMLQRGTQVKDHLFHSYAIRYWQGETQQWCYHPLFRRGQTYPTKRPVELLLRASQTDQEKIELVIGELEIRAAGSTEVIFQGDRLVTTTTDAIQQKFLPLGGSDAAQAIATLDPLGQPGSDRLKAQFQVNERRQLTVTVIDLLTDRQIMLGQPVADLR, from the coding sequence ATGGTGGCGATCGCAGTGGATTTTGGCAATAGCAATACCGTGGCCGCAAAATGGCATGCGGTGACCGATCGCCCAGAGACCCTCAAATTACCTAGCATTAGCCGCCCTGCGCCCCATGATTTTTTGGTGCCTTCTTTGCTTTATCTGCAAGATATTCGGGGTGGCAAATCCCTGATTGGCCAGGAAGTATTAAATGCTGGTGTGCATATAGACCAATCAAGATGCTTTGACCAAATCAAGCGCAGCCTATCTGCCAGCATTGGTTTTGTGCCCAAAATCGATGGCATTCGCGCCAAGCCAGAGCTAATTGGCAAATTATTTTTAAATAAGCTGTTTGCAGCATTGCGATCGCAGCAAATTGATCCCACCGAGTTGATTTTTACGGCACCAGTCCAGGCCTATGAACACTATTTGCGCTGGCTGGGAACTACCCATAGCCAGTTAGTGCCCCATGCACCGGCGATTCGGGTGCGGATCATCGACGAGCCCACTGCCGCCGCCTTGGGTTATGAAGTGGCACAGCCTGGGGCATTGGTGCTGGTGATCGATTTTGGGGGTGGCACTTTAGATCTCTCCTTGATTCGGATGCCCCACAGCAAAGATGCTTCAGCCTGGGGTGATTTTATTGGTGATGTGGGTGAACATGAGCCTGAGTCGAGGGTTGAGGTGATCGCCAAAACTGGCCAAATTTTGGGTGGTACCGATGTCGATCGCTTCTTGATGGAAGATTTTGCCGAACAGCAGGATTGGCTGCAAATTCCTGCGCCTGGCATATTGCAAGGGCTGATGGAGCAGATCAAAATTGAGCTTTCCGATCAAGAAACTGCCAGTCGGGTGTTCTTTGAGCCGGAGCAAATGAATAGCTTTGAGATCAATTACGATCGCGCCCAGTTTGAGCAAGTCCTGCGGCAACGTGGCTTCTATCGGGTACTGCAATTGGCGATCGATGAGATTATCAATCGGGCGATGGCCAAGGGGGTACTGAAGATGGATCTCAAGCAGGTGCTGCTGGTGGGTGGCTCCACCTTGATCCCTTCGGTGCGAGAGTTTGTGGCAAATTATTTATGTGGTGCTCAAATCCACAGTGGTAAGCCCTTTGCCGCAGTTGCCTATGGGGCATTGATGTTGCAGCGCGGCACTCAGGTTAAAGATCACCTGTTTCATTCCTATGCGATTCGCTACTGGCAGGGGGAAACCCAGCAATGGTGTTATCATCCGCTGTTCAGGCGCGGGCAAACCTACCCTACCAAGCGCCCGGTAGAATTACTGCTCAGGGCTTCACAAACTGATCAAGAAAAAATTGAGCTGGTAATTGGCGAATTAGAAATCCGGGCAGCGGGTTCGACGGAGGTGATTTTCCAGGGCGATCGACTGGTGACCACCACCACGGATGCGATCCAACAAAAATTCCTACCGCTGGGTGGCAGTGATGCAGCGCAAGCGATCGCTACCCTCGATCCGCTGGGTCAACCGGGCAGCGATCGGCTTAAGGCTCAGTTCCAGGTGAATGAGCGGCGGCAATTGACAGTAACGGTGATTGATTTATTGACCGATCGGCAAATAATGCTGGGGCAACCAGTAGCTGATTTACGCTAG
- a CDS encoding transglycosylase domain-containing protein — MLGKFAKATTKVLGTTMLGIIMLGGSAVAGGLVGLAFSFRNLPDVRVLQGYVPTETSYIYDINGELIARVHGDVNREVVSLERMSPHLKRSVLAIEDAYFYTHKGVDPSGVARAVVVNFKSGATVEGGSTLTQQLVKNLFLSSEKTISRKVAEAVLSMRVEQVFTKDEILQMYLNQVFWGRNTNGVEAAAQNYFNKSAADLSLAESAMMAGIIQAPSAFNPLDNYKTSKRRQGLVLSRLAELGWYSEAELEAARKEPIRLAYKEKSYEASRVPYVTQAVQAELEEKFGRDAVLKGGLRVQTTIDLNLQRVAEEVAEEAVAELQAYGVGADQISIVAIEPSTSYVKALVGGVGPYSENQFNRAVQARRQPGSSFKPFVYYSAFATGIYGPESTIDDSPISYPDGYEAYEPQNYDKTFSGPISVRQAVASSRNVPAVKIGQAVGLDRVIEDMRKMGIKSPILPVISLPLGAADLTPMEMAAAYATFASGGYKAPTTMIARVTDSRGNVILDNSPNPELVLDPYAVASLTSVLRGVVNSGTGTQAILYDGRPVAGKTGTTSDFRDAWFVGYTPQLATAVWIGRDDYKPMAYGVTGGEYVAPIWRTFMERALEGEPIQEFPVPVSN, encoded by the coding sequence ATGTTAGGCAAGTTTGCCAAGGCCACTACCAAGGTCTTGGGCACAACCATGCTGGGCATTATTATGCTGGGCGGTTCTGCCGTGGCCGGAGGTCTGGTCGGTCTGGCGTTCAGCTTCCGCAATCTCCCGGACGTTAGGGTGTTGCAAGGCTATGTGCCCACTGAAACCAGCTATATCTATGACATCAACGGTGAATTGATTGCCAGAGTGCATGGTGATGTCAACCGCGAAGTGGTGTCCCTGGAGCGGATGTCACCGCACCTCAAACGCAGCGTCCTGGCGATCGAAGATGCTTATTTTTATACTCACAAAGGAGTTGATCCCAGTGGGGTTGCCCGTGCCGTGGTGGTCAACTTCAAATCTGGCGCTACGGTTGAAGGTGGTTCCACGCTGACCCAGCAACTAGTCAAGAATTTATTTCTTTCCTCTGAAAAAACCATCAGCCGTAAAGTGGCTGAAGCAGTTTTATCGATGCGGGTAGAGCAGGTTTTCACCAAAGATGAAATCTTGCAAATGTATTTAAACCAGGTGTTCTGGGGCAGGAATACCAATGGCGTAGAAGCAGCCGCCCAAAACTACTTCAATAAATCCGCTGCCGATCTGAGCTTGGCCGAATCAGCGATGATGGCGGGGATTATTCAGGCTCCTTCTGCCTTCAACCCGCTTGACAACTATAAGACCTCTAAACGTCGGCAGGGATTGGTACTTTCCCGATTGGCGGAGCTAGGCTGGTATTCCGAAGCAGAACTAGAAGCAGCCCGCAAAGAACCAATTCGCCTGGCCTACAAGGAAAAATCCTATGAAGCTAGCCGTGTGCCCTATGTAACCCAGGCGGTGCAGGCGGAGCTGGAAGAAAAATTTGGTCGTGATGCAGTGCTCAAGGGTGGCTTGCGGGTACAGACCACGATCGACCTGAATCTGCAACGGGTCGCCGAAGAAGTGGCCGAAGAGGCCGTGGCCGAGCTACAAGCCTATGGTGTTGGTGCTGATCAGATTTCGATCGTGGCGATCGAACCTAGCACCAGTTATGTCAAAGCTCTAGTTGGTGGGGTGGGGCCTTATTCGGAGAACCAATTCAATCGCGCAGTACAGGCCAGGAGACAACCTGGCTCATCGTTCAAGCCATTTGTGTATTACTCCGCATTTGCCACTGGTATCTATGGCCCCGAATCCACGATCGATGATTCACCTATTTCCTATCCCGACGGCTATGAGGCCTATGAGCCACAAAACTACGACAAAACCTTTAGTGGGCCGATTAGTGTCAGGCAAGCCGTAGCCTCATCTCGGAATGTGCCAGCGGTCAAAATTGGTCAGGCCGTGGGTCTCGATCGCGTGATCGAAGACATGCGCAAAATGGGCATTAAAAGCCCAATTCTGCCGGTGATTTCGTTACCCCTGGGCGCAGCCGATCTTACCCCAATGGAAATGGCGGCAGCCTATGCCACCTTTGCCAGTGGCGGTTATAAGGCACCCACCACCATGATCGCCAGGGTCACCGATAGTCGTGGCAATGTGATCCTGGATAATAGCCCTAATCCTGAGCTAGTGCTTGATCCCTATGCGGTGGCCAGCCTCACCAGTGTGCTGCGGGGAGTGGTCAATAGCGGTACTGGCACCCAGGCAATTCTTTATGATGGTCGTCCGGTTGCTGGCAAAACTGGCACCACCTCTGATTTCCGTGATGCTTGGTTTGTAGGCTATACGCCCCAATTGGCGACCGCAGTATGGATCGGCCGTGATGATTATAAGCCAATGGCTTATGGGGTTACGGGCGGCGAGTATGTGGCACCGATCTGGCGTACTTTTATGGAACGTGCCCTGGAAGGTGAGCCAATTCAAGAATTTCCAGTACCAGTTAGCAATTAA
- the tyrS gene encoding tyrosine--tRNA ligase, with the protein MLLPVNSTDSNPTNPNLTQSHSKPTIPTIAQLTKQGVAEIFPDGKPDGKTDNLADFIAQADRPLRIKLGIDPTRPDLHLGHAVVLRKMRQFQDAGHVAVLIIGDFTALIGDPTGKSEARPRLTAAEVKTNAQTYFDQAKQILDFDTRLEVHYNSQWLSNLDLQQIIGLLSSMTVGQMLAKEDFGDRYGKGTPIYLHEFLYPLMQGYDSVQINSDVEIGGTDQRFNILVGRDLQTRFSEFDKSTSGSESETSPKTSQTARQFGMVLPLLVGLDGSQKMSKSADNYVGIAEPPLSMYSKLEKVPDSAIDEYFKLLTDLELSALPDNPREKQKLLALTITAQFHGEAVAKQAQTDAEKIVLAGSTDNLGDLPEFDLSQINFPAPLYYLVKASGLCKSNKEAQSQIKNGAVRLDGEKLAEGISFEDANDLRGKVLQVGKKKFLRLI; encoded by the coding sequence TTGTTATTACCAGTGAATTCAACCGATTCTAATCCCACAAATCCTAATTTGACTCAATCTCATTCAAAACCCACAATACCTACGATCGCCCAGCTAACCAAACAAGGCGTGGCTGAAATTTTCCCCGACGGTAAGCCCGACGGTAAGACGGATAATCTGGCTGATTTTATTGCTCAAGCCGATCGCCCCCTCAGAATTAAGCTAGGCATCGATCCGACCAGGCCAGATTTGCACCTGGGTCATGCGGTGGTGTTGCGCAAAATGCGTCAATTCCAGGATGCGGGGCATGTTGCCGTTCTCATTATAGGTGATTTCACTGCCTTGATTGGCGATCCCACTGGTAAGTCCGAAGCACGGCCACGTTTAACCGCAGCAGAAGTCAAGACCAATGCGCAAACTTACTTTGATCAGGCTAAGCAAATTCTGGATTTTGATACGCGCCTAGAGGTGCATTACAACAGCCAGTGGCTTAGCAATCTGGATCTGCAACAAATTATTGGTTTGCTCTCTAGTATGACCGTGGGTCAAATGCTGGCCAAGGAAGATTTTGGCGATCGCTATGGCAAGGGCACGCCCATCTATTTGCATGAGTTTCTCTATCCCTTGATGCAGGGCTATGATTCGGTGCAAATCAACTCTGACGTAGAGATCGGCGGCACCGATCAGCGGTTTAATATTTTAGTTGGGCGCGATCTGCAAACCCGATTTAGTGAGTTTGATAAATCTACATCTGGATCGGAATCGGAAACTAGCCCAAAAACTAGCCAGACCGCCAGGCAATTTGGCATGGTTTTACCCCTGTTAGTGGGTCTGGATGGTAGCCAGAAAATGTCTAAATCTGCCGATAATTATGTCGGTATTGCCGAACCACCCCTGTCGATGTATTCCAAGCTGGAAAAGGTGCCAGACAGTGCGATCGATGAATATTTTAAACTGCTCACGGATTTAGAACTAAGCGCCTTGCCAGACAATCCCAGGGAAAAGCAAAAACTTTTAGCCTTAACAATCACGGCTCAGTTTCATGGTGAAGCTGTGGCCAAGCAGGCGCAAACCGATGCTGAAAAAATTGTGCTGGCTGGTTCCACTGACAATCTGGGCGATCTGCCTGAATTTGACCTGAGCCAGATTAATTTCCCCGCACCACTCTATTATCTGGTCAAGGCCAGTGGCTTATGCAAGAGCAACAAGGAAGCCCAGAGCCAGATCAAAAATGGGGCAGTGCGATTGGATGGCGAAAAGCTAGCAGAAGGTATTTCCTTTGAAGACGCTAATGATTTACGCGGTAAGGTTTTGCAGGTGGGCAAGAAAAAGTTTTTGCGACTGATTTAG
- the lpxC gene encoding UDP-3-O-acyl-N-acetylglucosamine deacetylase, protein MATEQINQQVNQQINQQTIANPFSLAGVGLHSGAAVKVEVNPAKPDTGRYFVQGDRQIPASLGAVTATVLSTQLQIDQQAVRTVEHLLAALVGMGIDNAEIRINSAELPILDGSALPWAEAIARAGITTQPNPRSHLKLNQVISVTEGDSFVVAVPAPAPKFTYGIEFPTQAIGSQWFTWSPDQGDFAKDIAPARTFTMAALAEQARAAGLIKGGSLENAIVCDQQKWLNPPLRFENEPCRHKMLDLIGDLSLLGSLPQAHVVAYKASHHLHTKLAKVLSEVS, encoded by the coding sequence ATGGCCACAGAGCAAATTAACCAACAAGTTAACCAGCAAATTAACCAACAAACGATCGCCAATCCTTTTTCCCTGGCCGGCGTGGGTTTACACAGTGGTGCTGCGGTCAAGGTGGAAGTTAACCCAGCAAAGCCAGATACAGGCCGCTATTTTGTGCAGGGCGATCGCCAGATTCCCGCCTCCCTGGGTGCTGTAACCGCCACTGTCCTATCTACCCAGTTGCAAATCGATCAGCAAGCCGTACGCACCGTTGAACATTTGCTGGCGGCATTGGTGGGGATGGGAATTGACAATGCGGAAATCAGGATTAATAGCGCAGAGCTTCCGATCTTAGATGGTTCGGCATTACCCTGGGCGGAAGCGATCGCCAGGGCTGGAATTACCACCCAACCCAACCCACGTTCGCATCTAAAACTAAATCAGGTGATTTCCGTGACTGAGGGCGATAGTTTTGTGGTGGCGGTGCCTGCCCCTGCACCCAAATTCACCTATGGCATAGAATTCCCAACCCAGGCGATCGGCAGTCAATGGTTTACCTGGTCACCGGATCAAGGGGATTTTGCCAAAGACATTGCCCCAGCCCGCACTTTTACGATGGCAGCCTTGGCAGAGCAAGCCAGAGCCGCTGGTTTGATCAAGGGGGGCAGCCTGGAAAATGCGATCGTCTGTGATCAGCAAAAATGGCTCAATCCACCGCTCCGGTTTGAGAATGAACCCTGCCGCCACAAGATGCTAGATCTAATTGGCGATCTGAGCTTATTGGGTAGTTTGCCCCAGGCGCATGTGGTTGCTTACAAGGCTAGCCATCATCTGCATACCAAACTGGCTAAAGTTTTGTCAGAGGTGTCATGA
- the fabZ gene encoding 3-hydroxyacyl-ACP dehydratase FabZ produces MQTLTETEPPIKTTFTIEEIQQLLPHRYPFLLVDRITDYVPGKSATGIKNVTINEQFFQGHFPGKPIMPGVLIVEAMAQVGGVILTQMPEAKGHLSLFAGIDKVRFRRPVVPGDQLVLSAELMVVKPKLRFGKMKAKAEVDGQLASEGELMFSLVTV; encoded by the coding sequence ATGCAAACTTTGACAGAAACCGAACCCCCAATTAAAACCACCTTCACGATCGAAGAGATCCAGCAACTGCTGCCCCATCGCTATCCTTTTTTGCTGGTCGATCGCATTACTGACTATGTCCCCGGTAAGTCGGCTACGGGCATCAAAAATGTCACGATCAATGAACAGTTTTTTCAAGGTCATTTTCCCGGCAAGCCAATTATGCCAGGCGTGTTGATCGTCGAAGCAATGGCTCAGGTGGGGGGCGTAATTCTTACCCAGATGCCAGAGGCCAAAGGACACTTATCCTTGTTTGCGGGGATTGATAAGGTTAGGTTCAGACGGCCAGTAGTCCCTGGCGATCAACTAGTCCTTTCCGCTGAACTGATGGTAGTTAAGCCAAAATTACGGTTTGGCAAGATGAAAGCCAAGGCCGAAGTTGATGGGCAGCTTGCTTCCGAGGGTGAACTAATGTTTTCATTGGTAACGGTTTAG
- the lpxA gene encoding acyl-ACP--UDP-N-acetylglucosamine O-acyltransferase: MPVSHASSAPLIHPTAIVAPGAQVHPTTRIGPYSVIGDRVKIGAECELGAHVVIDGLTEIGDHNVIFPGAAIGLEPQDLKYNGAASMVKIGNHNRIREYVTINRATNAGESTVIGDYCLLMAYVHVAHNCNIADRVIITNSVALAGHVTIETQARIGGIVGIHQFTHIGRLAMVGGMTRIDRDVPPFMIVEGNPSRVRAINRIGIERAGIEPDTLKQLKQAFRILYSKDFTLKDAIAKLEMISDPHVQHLRGFLAASTTGEKRRGPIPGKS, from the coding sequence ATGCCTGTGTCCCATGCATCTTCTGCACCGCTAATTCATCCCACTGCTATTGTTGCCCCTGGTGCGCAAGTTCATCCCACCACGCGCATTGGCCCTTATAGTGTGATTGGCGATCGCGTCAAGATTGGCGCTGAATGCGAGCTTGGCGCACATGTGGTAATTGATGGATTGACGGAAATTGGCGACCATAATGTGATTTTCCCAGGGGCAGCGATCGGCCTGGAGCCGCAGGATTTGAAGTACAATGGCGCGGCCAGTATGGTCAAAATTGGCAACCACAACCGGATAAGGGAATATGTAACGATCAATCGGGCGACTAATGCAGGCGAATCGACAGTCATTGGTGATTATTGTTTGCTGATGGCCTATGTGCATGTGGCGCACAATTGCAACATTGCCGATCGGGTGATTATTACTAATTCGGTGGCGCTGGCGGGACATGTGACGATCGAAACCCAGGCCAGGATCGGTGGTATTGTCGGCATCCATCAATTTACACACATTGGTCGGCTGGCAATGGTGGGCGGCATGACTCGGATCGATCGGGATGTGCCACCGTTCATGATCGTGGAGGGCAATCCCTCGCGGGTACGGGCGATCAACCGAATCGGGATCGAGCGGGCGGGGATCGAACCGGACACCCTAAAGCAGCTAAAACAGGCGTTTCGGATTTTATATAGTAAGGATTTTACGCTAAAGGATGCGATCGCCAAACTGGAAATGATCAGCGATCCCCATGTGCAGCATTTGCGGGGGTTCCTGGCGGCTTCGACGACGGGGGAAAAGCGCAGGGGGCCGATTCCGGGGAAAAGCTAA
- a CDS encoding SUMF1/EgtB/PvdO family nonheme iron enzyme — MWEWRLGNLMGRFDVFLCHNSADKPEVIEIAELLKAQGLKPWLDEWELRPGFSWQDILEEQINEIDAAAVFIGENGLGPWQEMELRAYLRKFVENRCPVIPVIMETATTKPELPTFLEGNTWVDFRREDPHPIGQLYWGITGKKLEIIKPPAPPATNPTQSSNPNQPQSAQTPPSVYYDMRGSTIGNVAHNNYGTQQTNKISEEQVKEFASPKTPQPDGSTFFDRVYDSLGIEVDTDKMLEQLNKPATKPHQNYTEDLGNGVKLEMIAIPGGSFMMGSPENESSYFGYHSSQLPQHRVTIQSFYIGRYLITQSQWQEIMGNNPSHFKGDDLPVEQVSWYHAQKFCKALSKKTGKDYRLPSEAEWEYACRAETTTPYYFGKNYSVEYANFGGNVGKTTKVGKYPANGFELYDMYGNVWEWCEDTCHENYKGAPNDSNAWVVDGRIRVIRGGSWKDTPIKCRSALRGRDVPDDGQNDIGFRVVCS, encoded by the coding sequence TTGTGGGAGTGGAGGCTTGGTAACCTGATGGGGCGGTTTGATGTTTTTCTTTGCCACAATAGCGCGGATAAGCCTGAGGTAATTGAGATCGCGGAGCTGCTGAAGGCTCAGGGGCTTAAGCCCTGGCTGGATGAATGGGAGCTGCGGCCTGGTTTTTCATGGCAGGACATTTTAGAAGAGCAAATTAATGAGATCGATGCGGCGGCGGTTTTTATCGGCGAGAATGGCCTCGGCCCCTGGCAGGAAATGGAACTGAGGGCTTATCTAAGAAAATTTGTTGAAAATAGATGTCCGGTGATTCCAGTGATCATGGAAACGGCGACAACCAAACCGGAGTTACCAACATTTCTGGAGGGTAATACCTGGGTTGATTTCAGGAGGGAAGACCCTCATCCAATCGGCCAACTTTACTGGGGGATTACGGGCAAAAAGCTGGAAATAATTAAGCCACCTGCCCCACCTGCCACTAATCCTACTCAGTCATCTAATCCAAATCAGCCCCAATCGGCACAAACCCCACCAAGCGTTTACTACGACATGCGGGGATCAACGATCGGTAATGTGGCGCATAACAACTACGGGACACAGCAAACCAACAAAATTTCTGAGGAGCAGGTAAAAGAGTTTGCCTCGCCAAAAACACCTCAACCAGACGGATCTACATTCTTTGATCGGGTGTACGATTCACTGGGCATTGAAGTTGATACTGACAAAATGCTGGAGCAGTTAAACAAACCAGCAACCAAGCCCCATCAAAACTACACCGAAGACCTGGGGAATGGCGTGAAGCTGGAGATGATCGCCATCCCTGGGGGTAGTTTCATGATGGGATCGCCAGAAAATGAGAGCAGTTATTTTGGATATCATTCAAGTCAACTTCCGCAACACAGAGTAACAATTCAATCATTCTACATAGGCAGATACCTAATTACACAATCTCAATGGCAGGAAATAATGGGAAACAACCCATCTCATTTCAAGGGAGATGATCTACCCGTCGAGCAAGTGTCTTGGTATCATGCTCAGAAGTTCTGTAAGGCTCTTAGTAAAAAGACAGGCAAAGATTATCGATTACCCAGCGAAGCTGAGTGGGAATATGCCTGTCGCGCTGAAACAACAACACCGTATTATTTTGGCAAAAATTACTCCGTAGAATATGCGAATTTTGGAGGCAACGTCGGCAAAACAACCAAGGTAGGCAAGTATCCAGCTAATGGTTTTGAATTGTATGACATGTATGGCAATGTGTGGGAGTGGTGCGAGGATACCTGTCATGAAAACTATAAAGGAGCACCTAATGATAGTAATGCTTGGGTAGTTGATGGCAGAATAAGAGTAATTCGCGGTGGTTCGTGGAAGGATACTCCAATTAAGTGCCGATCAGCACTACGCGGTAGAGATGTCCCAGATGATGGACAAAATGATATTGGTTTTCGTGTTGTTTGCTCCTAG
- a CDS encoding response regulator transcription factor, translated as MNIPIEVPAARVLIVEDDPLMQLGLEQSLEDHPQITVVGTAEDGYLGIEAALKLKPDVVVMDIGLPRLDGIAATQRLKEELPGIHVVMLTSHTADTEIIAALSSGADAYCIKGASLDRLMAAIAAAMEGATYLDPQIVKTVVEHLKPPVPKGNFAQLSGREMEVLKLMVEGKSNPEIADDLYLSPNTVKTHVRGIMNKLAVDDRVQAAVMALRAGIVN; from the coding sequence ATGAATATCCCGATCGAAGTGCCAGCCGCCAGAGTTTTAATTGTTGAAGATGATCCCTTGATGCAGCTTGGCCTGGAGCAATCGCTGGAAGACCATCCCCAAATTACGGTAGTGGGGACGGCGGAGGACGGCTACCTGGGGATTGAGGCTGCGCTTAAGCTCAAGCCCGATGTGGTGGTAATGGACATTGGTTTGCCCCGCCTGGATGGGATCGCGGCGACTCAACGCCTCAAGGAAGAATTGCCTGGTATTCATGTGGTGATGCTGACCTCGCACACGGCAGATACAGAAATCATCGCAGCATTATCGAGTGGCGCGGATGCCTATTGTATTAAAGGGGCAAGTCTCGATCGCCTCATGGCAGCGATCGCGGCGGCGATGGAGGGTGCGACCTATCTTGATCCGCAGATTGTAAAAACGGTGGTGGAACACCTGAAACCGCCTGTACCGAAGGGTAATTTTGCCCAGCTATCGGGGCGGGAGATGGAGGTTTTGAAACTAATGGTGGAGGGGAAGAGCAACCCTGAGATCGCTGATGACTTATATCTGAGCCCGAATACGGTCAAAACCCATGTGCGCGGGATTATGAATAAGCTGGCGGTGGACGATCGGGTGCAGGCGGCGGTGATGGCGCTCAGGGCTGGGATTGTGAATTAG